Proteins encoded in a region of the Isosphaeraceae bacterium EP7 genome:
- a CDS encoding sugar phosphate isomerase/epimerase has product MFVACHTLCFAREPLESALRHIAELEFNKYELAVIEGSLHLSPSEVADDLDAVVQRLRSGPSLTPSGLTLGFGDLDPASPVYRKRFDAACRLAKATTVAVLTMEAAPLGTPFDVEVKRLTALANKASAEGLVLSVATHSATLTADPDAAVALCQAVPGLGLTLDPSHYIQGPHKGGSYDQVFPYVQNVCLRDTGRDPAAFQVRIGQGEIEYGKVLGQLERAGYNRSLTVSMEDRPDSPFEIEVEVRKLKLLLESQI; this is encoded by the coding sequence GTGTTCGTCGCCTGTCATACGCTTTGCTTCGCCCGGGAGCCGCTGGAGTCGGCCCTGAGGCATATCGCCGAACTCGAATTCAACAAATACGAGCTGGCCGTCATCGAGGGATCGCTCCACCTGAGCCCCTCGGAGGTTGCCGACGACCTGGACGCCGTGGTGCAACGCCTGCGGAGCGGGCCGAGCCTGACGCCGTCGGGCCTGACCCTCGGCTTCGGCGACCTGGATCCCGCTTCGCCCGTCTACCGCAAGCGGTTCGACGCCGCCTGCAGGCTGGCCAAGGCGACCACGGTGGCCGTGCTGACGATGGAGGCCGCCCCGCTGGGCACCCCCTTCGACGTCGAGGTCAAGCGGCTCACCGCGCTGGCCAACAAGGCCTCGGCCGAGGGGCTCGTCCTCTCCGTCGCCACCCACTCGGCCACCCTCACGGCCGACCCCGACGCTGCCGTCGCGCTCTGCCAGGCCGTGCCCGGCCTGGGCCTGACGCTCGACCCCAGCCACTACATCCAGGGGCCACACAAGGGGGGATCCTACGACCAGGTCTTCCCCTATGTGCAGAACGTCTGCCTGCGGGACACCGGCCGCGACCCCGCCGCCTTCCAGGTGCGCATCGGCCAGGGCGAAATCGAGTATGGCAAGGTCCTCGGCCAGCTCGAACGGGCCGGCTACAACCGGTCGCTGACCGTCTCGATGGAAGACCGGCCCGACAGCCCCTTCGAGATCGAGGTCGAGGTCCGCAAGCTCAAGCTCCTGCTGGAAAGCCAGATCTGA
- a CDS encoding CAP domain-containing protein: MPLRTNDLPRRRIGFSALSLIATTVAIGLLAMGANDASAQAVTYRYAGQPAAQYVYPAQTQQPTYYTYPAAQPAQPAYYYYPAAQQPVAQQAPAQAVQTYVAAKPATYQTQAQPAAAPAVAAAPAPAAATQPSGDSYGFTNWLNSTRASYGLGPVGYDPNLEAWAAANNGQQNARGMGHHVMGPARRQNSAMGNYASIGAMWMASPAHRAALLDPTITAIGLAGAGAYWTFNAY; the protein is encoded by the coding sequence TTGCCACTTCGCACCAATGACCTGCCACGTCGCCGTATCGGCTTTTCTGCCCTATCTCTTATCGCGACGACGGTGGCCATCGGGCTGCTGGCCATGGGGGCGAACGATGCCTCCGCCCAGGCGGTGACCTACCGCTACGCAGGCCAGCCTGCCGCCCAGTACGTCTATCCGGCTCAGACGCAGCAACCGACGTACTACACCTACCCGGCGGCCCAACCCGCGCAGCCGGCCTATTATTACTATCCCGCGGCCCAGCAGCCGGTGGCCCAGCAAGCCCCCGCCCAGGCCGTGCAAACCTACGTCGCGGCCAAGCCGGCCACCTACCAGACGCAGGCCCAGCCCGCTGCCGCACCGGCAGTCGCGGCGGCCCCGGCGCCGGCAGCTGCGACCCAACCGTCGGGCGACTCGTACGGATTCACCAACTGGCTGAATTCGACCCGAGCCTCCTACGGCCTGGGCCCCGTCGGCTATGACCCCAACCTGGAAGCGTGGGCGGCCGCCAACAACGGCCAGCAGAACGCCCGGGGCATGGGCCATCACGTCATGGGACCCGCCCGCAGGCAGAACTCCGCGATGGGCAATTACGCCTCCATCGGGGCCATGTGGATGGCCTCCCCGGCGCACCGGGCGGCCTTGCTCGACCCGACGATCACCGCCATCGGCCTCGCCGGTGCCGGGGCGTACTGGACCTTCAACGCCTACTGA
- the nadD gene encoding nicotinate-nucleotide adenylyltransferase — MRLGVFGGTFDPIHLGHLILAEWCREACELDEVWFVVAGAPPHKPPGGRTPVADRLEMVRIAVAGNPAFSVSEIEAHTPGPHYSVQTLETIRLARPDDDLFFLIGGDSLVDLPGWRQPGRIAELATLVAVNRPGADLPPTPPGLGPGDRPIVHVSIPPIGIASSDLRRRMGQGKGIRYQVPRGVEAYIHAHRLYGVGR; from the coding sequence ATGCGACTGGGAGTCTTCGGCGGGACATTCGACCCGATCCACCTGGGGCACCTGATCCTGGCCGAGTGGTGCCGCGAGGCCTGCGAGCTCGACGAGGTCTGGTTCGTCGTGGCCGGCGCCCCGCCTCACAAGCCGCCGGGCGGCCGGACGCCGGTGGCCGACCGGCTGGAGATGGTCCGGATTGCCGTGGCCGGCAACCCCGCGTTCTCGGTCTCCGAGATCGAGGCCCACACCCCCGGGCCTCATTACAGTGTGCAGACCCTGGAGACGATCCGGCTTGCCCGGCCGGATGACGACCTATTTTTCCTGATCGGTGGAGACAGCCTGGTCGACCTGCCCGGCTGGCGTCAGCCGGGGCGGATCGCCGAGCTGGCGACCCTCGTGGCGGTCAATCGGCCGGGTGCCGACCTGCCGCCGACTCCCCCCGGGCTCGGGCCTGGCGACAGGCCGATCGTGCATGTCAGCATCCCGCCGATCGGCATCGCCTCCAGCGACCTCAGGCGCCGCATGGGGCAAGGCAAGGGGATCCGCTATCAGGTCCCGCGCGGGGTCGAGGCGTACATTCATGCCCACCGGCTGTACGGCGTGGGCCGCTGA
- a CDS encoding alpha/beta hydrolase encodes MASLLAAESGDLGPYPSPVAGRITMITHPPLARPAAAALLGCLLLALTPGRSDAGDALALDDGQPHAAMRRAEYGTGPRSYWLFEPRQPTPETAPLVVFLHGWLAVNPGVYGAWIDHLVRSGHIVVFPRYQDDVATHPGEFLPNALEAVNDAIGVLTTSPGHVRPDLKRFALIGHSAGGNLAAQMAAVSDEADLPRPRAVVVVTPGEVRALAGPDLALIPSTTLLVVAVADQDFLVGDSRGRHIFAQASSIPASRKKFVLYRTDRHGKPWLVADHTSPTGALPSLGNGNGLFPGAQMNLAGVDPLDRAGYWRMADLTLDAGFRGKTLDEATAGGAEFRQMGFWSDGRPVLPPIVGDDLTKIPRVVLANGLRLIAMPGAVVDKITR; translated from the coding sequence ATGGCATCCCTCCTCGCGGCCGAGTCGGGAGACCTCGGCCCGTACCCTTCGCCGGTCGCGGGCCGGATCACGATGATCACGCACCCCCCCCTAGCACGACCCGCGGCGGCCGCGTTGCTCGGCTGCCTGCTGCTGGCGTTGACTCCCGGCAGGTCCGACGCGGGCGACGCACTGGCGCTCGACGACGGCCAGCCCCACGCCGCGATGCGTCGCGCCGAATATGGCACCGGACCTCGGTCGTACTGGCTCTTCGAGCCTCGTCAGCCCACTCCGGAGACGGCCCCGCTGGTCGTCTTCTTGCACGGCTGGCTGGCGGTCAACCCGGGGGTCTACGGCGCCTGGATCGATCACCTCGTGCGGTCCGGGCACATCGTCGTCTTCCCCAGGTATCAGGACGACGTCGCCACCCACCCGGGCGAGTTCCTGCCCAATGCCCTTGAGGCGGTCAACGACGCCATCGGGGTGCTCACGACCTCGCCCGGGCATGTCCGGCCCGACCTCAAGCGGTTCGCCCTGATCGGCCACTCGGCCGGCGGCAACCTCGCGGCGCAGATGGCGGCGGTCTCGGACGAGGCCGACCTGCCCAGGCCCAGGGCGGTCGTCGTGGTGACCCCCGGAGAAGTCAGGGCGCTAGCCGGCCCCGACCTGGCGCTGATTCCATCGACTACCCTCCTGGTCGTGGCGGTCGCCGATCAGGACTTCCTCGTCGGCGACAGCCGAGGGCGGCACATCTTCGCCCAGGCGTCGTCGATCCCCGCCTCGCGAAAGAAGTTCGTCCTCTACCGGACCGACCGCCACGGCAAGCCCTGGCTGGTGGCCGACCACACGTCGCCGACCGGCGCCCTTCCCTCGCTGGGCAACGGTAACGGCCTGTTCCCGGGCGCCCAGATGAACCTGGCCGGGGTCGACCCGCTGGACCGCGCCGGGTACTGGCGGATGGCCGACCTGACCCTGGATGCCGGCTTCCGGGGCAAGACCCTGGACGAGGCGACGGCCGGCGGGGCCGAGTTCCGCCAGATGGGCTTCTGGAGCGACGGCCGCCCCGTCCTGCCGCCGATCGTCGGCGACGACCTGACGAAGATCCCCCGGGTGGTGCTCGCCAACGGCCTCCGCCTGATCGCCATGCCCGGCGCCGTGGTCGACAAGATCACCCGCTGA
- the priA gene encoding primosomal protein N', with product MSSVNGKHQGAWFGVDEVPLRAAGGPFAGVVFNRPLDTAYSYRVPAGLVHAICPGQRVRVPLGRGDTPTVGYCVSLSDLAPDGLEPGRVKDVLEVLDDPPLIDAPMLELTRWMAGYYACSWGQALDAVVPAGVKKQAGTRVWTCLTVPEEVRLAGIPEGLPPKQSEVLAILLAAEGPLTLADACRRGRCTTGPVIALRKRGLIHTVKRRLPPATAAEGDTTGGSPAPPALTDEQAEALRNLEPALSGGGFATYLLHGVTGSGKTEVYLSAIERVVARGMEAIVLVPEISLTPQTIRRFKRRFPRVAVLHSHLSDAERHRHWKSIAAGEIQVVVGARSAVFAPARRLGLIVIDEEHESTFKQESVPRYHARDVAVKRAQALGIPVILGSATPALETWQNAELGRFRKVTLSRRVADRPMPEVALIDMRSEPMRDGALSQPLRTAMTEALDDGGQVILLLNRRGFNTYALCQKCGVVKCDSCDVAMTFHKGRQLLVCHMCDAERPRLVACPSCRTSTLFYGGIGTERLEREVRTLHPDQSIRRMDSDTMRTPGSHEQVLSAFRAGEVRILLGTQMIAKGLDFPDVTLVGVIDADTSLHLPDFRASERTFQLVAQVAGRTGRGDRRGRVLVQTHSPDVPAIRCAMTHDYLGFVAGELPSRRQWGFPPYGRLVRMIARGPNDHAVRDYLDGLATVLRDASPPGQIKLMGPSPAPVEKIKNLFRHHLKLRAAGPRPLQDLLRACVGAMEPPPGIELAVDVDPISLL from the coding sequence ATGAGTTCTGTCAACGGCAAACACCAAGGGGCATGGTTCGGCGTCGACGAGGTGCCCTTGCGCGCGGCCGGCGGCCCGTTCGCCGGGGTGGTCTTCAACCGCCCGCTGGACACGGCCTATTCCTACCGGGTGCCGGCCGGCCTAGTGCACGCGATCTGCCCCGGGCAGCGGGTCCGAGTCCCCCTGGGCCGGGGCGATACCCCGACGGTCGGCTACTGCGTCAGCCTGTCCGACCTGGCCCCCGACGGGCTCGAGCCCGGCCGGGTCAAGGATGTGCTGGAGGTCCTGGACGACCCTCCCCTGATCGACGCCCCGATGCTCGAGCTGACCCGCTGGATGGCCGGCTATTACGCCTGCTCCTGGGGCCAGGCGCTCGACGCCGTCGTGCCCGCGGGGGTGAAGAAGCAGGCCGGCACGCGCGTCTGGACCTGCCTGACGGTGCCCGAGGAGGTCCGCCTGGCGGGCATCCCCGAGGGGCTCCCGCCCAAGCAGTCGGAGGTCCTGGCGATCTTGCTGGCCGCCGAGGGGCCCTTGACCCTGGCCGACGCCTGCCGCAGAGGCCGCTGCACCACCGGGCCGGTGATCGCCTTGCGCAAGCGTGGCCTGATCCACACCGTCAAGCGTCGGCTCCCCCCGGCGACGGCCGCCGAGGGCGACACCACCGGCGGATCGCCCGCACCGCCGGCGCTCACCGACGAGCAGGCCGAGGCCCTGCGCAACCTGGAGCCGGCGCTGTCCGGGGGGGGCTTCGCCACCTACCTGCTGCACGGCGTCACCGGCAGCGGCAAAACCGAGGTCTACCTCAGCGCCATCGAGCGTGTGGTGGCCCGAGGCATGGAGGCGATCGTCCTGGTCCCCGAGATCAGCCTGACCCCGCAGACGATCCGCCGGTTCAAGCGGCGGTTCCCGCGCGTGGCGGTCCTGCACAGTCACCTCTCGGACGCCGAGCGCCACCGGCACTGGAAGAGCATCGCGGCCGGCGAGATCCAGGTCGTCGTCGGTGCCCGATCGGCCGTCTTCGCCCCGGCGCGGCGGCTCGGCCTGATCGTCATCGACGAGGAGCATGAATCGACGTTCAAGCAGGAGTCTGTCCCCCGCTACCACGCACGGGACGTCGCCGTGAAGCGGGCCCAGGCGCTGGGGATCCCGGTGATCCTCGGCTCGGCCACCCCCGCGCTGGAGACCTGGCAGAACGCCGAGCTCGGCCGGTTCAGGAAGGTCACGCTCTCCAGGCGAGTGGCCGACCGGCCCATGCCCGAGGTCGCGCTCATCGACATGCGGAGCGAGCCCATGCGAGACGGCGCCCTGAGCCAGCCCCTGCGCACGGCGATGACCGAGGCCCTGGACGACGGCGGCCAGGTGATCCTGCTGCTGAACCGACGCGGGTTCAACACCTACGCGCTCTGCCAGAAATGCGGCGTGGTGAAGTGCGACTCGTGCGACGTCGCCATGACCTTCCACAAGGGGAGGCAACTGCTCGTCTGCCATATGTGCGACGCCGAGCGGCCCAGGCTCGTCGCCTGCCCGTCGTGCCGGACCTCCACGCTCTTCTACGGCGGCATCGGCACCGAGCGGCTGGAGCGCGAGGTTCGCACGCTCCACCCCGACCAGTCGATCCGGCGGATGGACTCCGACACGATGCGCACGCCGGGCAGCCACGAGCAGGTGCTCTCGGCCTTCCGAGCCGGCGAGGTCCGCATCCTGCTGGGAACCCAGATGATCGCCAAGGGGCTCGACTTCCCCGACGTGACCCTGGTCGGGGTCATCGACGCCGACACCAGCCTGCATTTGCCCGACTTCCGCGCCTCGGAGCGGACCTTCCAGCTCGTCGCGCAGGTCGCCGGCCGCACGGGGCGCGGCGACCGCCGCGGGCGCGTGCTCGTCCAGACTCATTCGCCCGACGTCCCGGCGATCCGCTGCGCCATGACGCACGACTACCTCGGCTTCGTCGCCGGCGAGTTGCCCTCCCGCAGGCAGTGGGGCTTCCCCCCTTACGGCCGACTCGTCCGGATGATCGCCCGCGGGCCGAATGACCACGCGGTACGCGACTACCTCGACGGCCTGGCCACGGTCCTGCGGGATGCTTCGCCCCCGGGGCAGATCAAGCTGATGGGGCCTTCGCCGGCGCCGGTGGAGAAGATCAAAAACCTCTTCCGCCACCATCTCAAGCTGCGGGCGGCCGGGCCAAGGCCGCTGCAAGACCTGCTCCGTGCCTGCGTGGGGGCCATGGAACCGCCGCCGGGCATCGAGCTGGCCGTGGACGTCGACCCGATCAGCCTGCTTTAG
- a CDS encoding sulfatase — MSSLVTGRAVFAVGFCGILLMARAADAAPPRDDKRPNIVLVIADDWSSGHAGAYGCSWIKTPSFDRVAQEGVLFRNAFTNNPKCSPCRASLLTGRNTWQLEEAMCHNGVFPAKWPVYPDLLEQAGYLVGHTGKGWGPGDFKAGGFKRNPAGPGYQQFKQKPPLRGMSNTDLARNFSAFLEERKTGQPFCFWVGSQEPHRAYEEGAGRRAGRDLASVPLPAYYPNSDVIRSDMLDYAMEVERFDADLGRIIAQLEKSGELEETLLLVTSDHGMPFPRVKGQIYEAGFHIPLAVRWGSRIKPGRVVDDFVNVRDFAPTFLEAAGLKAPDSMSGRGFGDLLASEKAGQIDPTRNRMVVGKERHDLGRPDDQGYPVRAIRSLEYLYVVNYEPDRWPVGNPETSYPNCDNGPTKTLITSQFDESYRLCFGKRPAEELYHVVRDPDCVKNLASDASLQALKQQLRSEMEASLRMDGDPRMSGRGEVFEAYKYLGPRTHAYDEWLKHSR; from the coding sequence ATGAGCAGTCTTGTGACGGGGCGGGCCGTGTTTGCCGTCGGATTCTGTGGGATTTTGCTCATGGCGCGGGCCGCCGACGCCGCCCCGCCCCGGGATGACAAACGCCCGAACATCGTCCTGGTGATCGCCGATGACTGGTCGTCGGGCCACGCGGGCGCCTACGGCTGTTCGTGGATCAAGACGCCATCCTTCGACCGCGTGGCCCAAGAAGGGGTGCTGTTCCGCAACGCATTCACGAACAACCCCAAGTGCAGCCCGTGCCGTGCCAGCCTGCTGACGGGGCGGAATACCTGGCAACTCGAAGAGGCGATGTGCCACAACGGCGTCTTCCCCGCCAAGTGGCCGGTCTACCCCGATCTCCTGGAACAGGCGGGCTACCTCGTCGGCCACACAGGCAAGGGCTGGGGGCCGGGAGACTTCAAGGCGGGTGGATTCAAGCGCAACCCCGCCGGGCCGGGCTACCAGCAGTTCAAGCAGAAGCCGCCGCTGCGCGGGATGAGCAATACCGACCTCGCTCGCAACTTCTCCGCCTTCCTTGAAGAGCGCAAGACGGGCCAACCGTTCTGCTTTTGGGTCGGCAGCCAGGAGCCGCATCGCGCGTATGAGGAAGGGGCGGGCCGTCGCGCGGGCCGAGACCTCGCCTCCGTCCCGCTCCCGGCCTATTACCCCAACTCGGACGTCATCCGCAGCGACATGCTCGACTATGCGATGGAAGTCGAGCGATTCGACGCGGATCTCGGCAGGATCATCGCCCAGCTCGAGAAATCGGGCGAGCTTGAGGAGACGCTCCTCCTCGTCACCTCGGACCATGGCATGCCGTTCCCACGCGTGAAGGGCCAGATCTACGAGGCGGGATTTCACATCCCCCTGGCCGTCCGGTGGGGGAGTCGCATCAAGCCGGGCCGCGTCGTCGATGACTTCGTCAATGTCCGCGACTTCGCCCCGACGTTCCTGGAGGCCGCCGGCCTGAAGGCCCCCGACTCGATGAGCGGTCGCGGCTTCGGCGACCTTCTGGCGAGCGAGAAGGCCGGGCAGATTGATCCGACCCGCAACCGGATGGTGGTCGGCAAGGAGCGTCATGACCTCGGGCGGCCGGACGACCAGGGTTACCCGGTCCGCGCCATCCGCTCTCTCGAATATCTCTACGTCGTCAACTACGAGCCCGATCGTTGGCCGGTCGGCAACCCCGAGACGAGCTACCCGAACTGCGACAATGGCCCGACGAAGACCCTGATCACATCCCAGTTCGATGAATCTTATCGCCTCTGCTTCGGCAAGCGTCCGGCCGAGGAGCTCTACCACGTCGTCAGGGACCCCGACTGCGTGAAGAACCTGGCGTCCGACGCGTCGCTCCAGGCCCTCAAGCAGCAGCTCAGATCGGAGATGGAAGCGTCGTTGCGCATGGACGGCGATCCACGCATGTCCGGCCGCGGCGAAGTCTTCGAGGCCTACAAATATCTGGGCCCGAGGACCCACGCCTATGACGAGTGGCTGAAGCACAGCAGATGA
- a CDS encoding YiiX/YebB-like N1pC/P60 family cysteine hydrolase, which translates to MLKLILSIAGLFGGHDGLEPTDRLIPPGYQGNPWGPVANEARRAGALPPIPMTPAMTQWDGWGRKVLRDGDVLFRRGDGRVLMGAFPFSRFIAAASGSYFSHTGIAAIEDGSPFIYDMTKAGVRRQPFSVWVLDNVGPVGVKRPRPEHQAKIPQVLAFCRDTYARQVAFDFDLKIDDNELYCVEMTEKAFRSVGLKLSDPVLLGDMENASRFPICMWAFATFSKLTLDQPVFFPGNPRHGIWSSRDLLTVYDPSRDPKFEPPVGSKVGDPLGWLLADLQRIGDPARPRSKPVAPRTDSKPEASTPSANPSAARAGQSRS; encoded by the coding sequence ATGTTGAAGCTGATCCTCTCGATTGCCGGGCTCTTCGGAGGGCACGACGGGTTGGAGCCGACCGACCGCCTGATCCCTCCCGGATACCAAGGCAACCCGTGGGGCCCGGTCGCCAACGAGGCACGCCGCGCCGGAGCTCTGCCGCCGATCCCGATGACGCCGGCCATGACCCAGTGGGACGGCTGGGGGCGCAAGGTTCTGCGCGACGGCGACGTCCTGTTCCGCCGGGGCGACGGCCGCGTCCTCATGGGCGCCTTCCCGTTCAGCCGCTTCATCGCCGCCGCCAGCGGCAGCTACTTCTCGCACACCGGCATCGCCGCCATCGAGGACGGCTCGCCCTTCATCTATGACATGACCAAGGCGGGCGTCCGCCGCCAGCCGTTCTCCGTCTGGGTGCTGGACAACGTCGGGCCCGTCGGCGTCAAGCGGCCCAGGCCCGAGCACCAGGCGAAGATCCCTCAGGTCCTGGCCTTCTGCCGCGACACCTACGCCCGCCAGGTCGCCTTCGACTTCGACCTGAAGATCGACGACAACGAGCTCTACTGCGTCGAGATGACCGAGAAGGCCTTTCGCTCGGTCGGCCTTAAGCTGTCCGACCCGGTGCTGCTGGGCGACATGGAAAACGCCTCACGGTTCCCGATCTGCATGTGGGCGTTCGCCACCTTCTCGAAGTTGACGCTCGACCAGCCGGTCTTCTTCCCCGGCAACCCCCGCCACGGCATCTGGTCGTCGCGCGACCTGCTGACCGTGTACGACCCGTCGCGCGACCCCAAGTTCGAGCCCCCCGTGGGCAGCAAGGTCGGCGACCCCCTGGGCTGGCTGCTGGCCGACCTCCAGCGCATCGGCGACCCGGCTCGCCCCCGGTCGAAGCCCGTCGCGCCGAGGACCGACTCCAAGCCCGAGGCATCCACACCGTCCGCCAATCCGTCGGCCGCGCGAGCCGGCCAGTCCCGGAGCTGA
- a CDS encoding diguanylate cyclase — translation MIDIQTQRPGSGDPAEGRPAYRSAIHRVADRIGLSRRTRDVSETEHMMADFAGVLTSVRDCGELAAGLARVAQGMVGGWASATLTRGEGAFRVSSVWPPPDPPLASTTRTAPATVAETQNAPTAERLQFPLAIRGRTYGKLTVEPSPSFHASPEVIARLKTLATLAAAAMAGTPGRAAGRIDGETPEVTDSVFELVLSPMLVQSDRRHEPATLFYVQIDLLDAIRQLNGPAVADEAVRRAETAVRTALRASDIVMRLPDGRVAAILPNASAADSQTVANAVRALVSKANGHREDMPALTVTVGVASYPECAHDAQALHMAAIVALDRSKVLGRDRVQCAPRVNQGIQPGAAMSSAG, via the coding sequence ATGATCGACATCCAGACGCAGCGACCAGGATCGGGCGACCCGGCCGAGGGCAGGCCCGCGTACCGCAGCGCCATCCATCGCGTGGCCGACCGGATCGGGCTGTCGCGGCGAACCCGCGACGTCTCCGAGACCGAGCACATGATGGCCGACTTCGCCGGGGTGCTAACCTCAGTGCGCGACTGCGGCGAGCTGGCCGCGGGCCTGGCCAGGGTGGCCCAGGGGATGGTCGGCGGCTGGGCGAGCGCGACCCTGACGCGCGGCGAGGGGGCCTTCCGCGTGTCGTCCGTCTGGCCGCCGCCCGACCCGCCCCTGGCCTCGACGACGCGGACGGCACCGGCCACCGTGGCGGAGACCCAGAACGCCCCGACCGCCGAGCGGCTGCAATTCCCGCTGGCCATCCGGGGCCGGACCTACGGCAAGCTGACCGTCGAGCCGAGCCCCTCCTTCCATGCGAGCCCCGAGGTGATCGCCCGGCTGAAGACCCTGGCCACACTGGCCGCGGCGGCCATGGCCGGCACGCCCGGGCGCGCCGCGGGGAGGATCGACGGCGAGACGCCCGAGGTCACCGACAGCGTGTTCGAACTGGTGCTGTCGCCGATGCTCGTGCAGTCGGACCGCCGGCACGAGCCGGCGACGCTCTTCTACGTCCAGATCGACCTGCTCGACGCGATCCGACAATTGAACGGGCCCGCGGTGGCCGACGAGGCCGTCCGCCGTGCGGAGACGGCGGTACGCACCGCGCTGCGGGCGAGCGACATCGTGATGAGGCTGCCCGATGGCCGGGTCGCCGCCATCCTGCCCAACGCCTCGGCCGCCGACAGCCAGACGGTGGCCAACGCCGTGCGTGCGCTGGTGTCCAAGGCCAACGGCCACCGGGAGGACATGCCGGCCCTGACGGTGACCGTCGGCGTGGCCAGCTACCCCGAATGCGCCCACGACGCCCAGGCCCTGCACATGGCCGCGATCGTGGCCCTGGATCGGTCGAAAGTCCTGGGACGCGACCGCGTGCAGTGCGCCCCGCGCGTCAACCAAGGCATCCAGCCCGGCGCCGCGATGAGTTCGGCCGGCTGA
- a CDS encoding cellulase family glycosylhydrolase — MSDDFARGPIQTPSVRHARLSDFLMVLAIGLAASCGEANGQQPGDLVPTLRAEGRHFVDGSGRVVLLRGANLSGTSKVPPFVPLTDTIHLDRMAALGMNAVRLIFIWEAYEPCPGEYREDYLDQMRGIAEAAWARGLHVIVDFHQDGFSRYASHGAGDGFPAWAVSPRGRLSTPDNNPSRKNWPILMATDPTTYRSFHDFFGDRNGVRTRFLAMVGRVAAGFSSNPGVIGYDVLNEPWGNERRELLPLYRDAAASIRSAHPWAILFFEGQLTTNAGYQSNLPRPEVGNAAYAPHYYLPATIVLNGWMSRTGPIDRAFANMEAKAEEWCAPLFLGEFGIQGDATNAGAYMDYLHDHLDARLASGTQWNVTPGWNAIDKDGWNGEDFNIIDPSGTLRPNFVWRPYPRAVAGVPTEFRFDRESGCLTLSWDSRPELGETLVYAPAHLFPGGTTLTVDGDPQAVVTLDQVRQQISVRCSRPGPVRLRAGAGA; from the coding sequence ATGTCAGATGACTTCGCCCGCGGTCCGATTCAGACGCCGAGCGTCCGGCACGCCCGCCTGTCCGACTTCCTCATGGTGCTCGCGATCGGCCTCGCGGCATCTTGCGGCGAGGCCAACGGGCAGCAGCCTGGCGACCTGGTGCCGACCTTGCGGGCGGAGGGGCGGCATTTTGTCGACGGGTCGGGCCGGGTGGTCTTGCTGCGCGGGGCGAACCTGTCGGGCACGTCCAAGGTCCCCCCGTTCGTCCCGCTGACCGACACGATCCACCTGGATCGGATGGCGGCGCTGGGGATGAACGCGGTGCGGCTGATCTTCATCTGGGAGGCGTATGAGCCCTGCCCGGGCGAGTATCGAGAAGACTACCTCGACCAGATGCGGGGGATCGCCGAGGCGGCCTGGGCTCGCGGGCTGCACGTGATCGTCGACTTCCACCAGGACGGGTTCTCGCGGTATGCGTCGCATGGGGCCGGGGATGGGTTTCCGGCCTGGGCCGTCTCGCCACGCGGCCGGCTCTCCACACCGGACAATAATCCGAGCCGCAAGAACTGGCCGATCCTGATGGCCACCGACCCGACGACGTACCGGTCGTTCCACGACTTCTTCGGCGACCGCAACGGCGTCAGGACCCGATTCCTGGCGATGGTCGGGCGGGTGGCGGCGGGGTTCTCAAGCAACCCCGGGGTGATCGGCTACGACGTCCTGAACGAGCCCTGGGGCAACGAGCGTCGCGAGCTTCTGCCGCTGTATCGCGATGCGGCGGCCTCGATCCGGTCGGCACACCCCTGGGCCATCCTCTTCTTCGAGGGGCAGTTGACGACGAACGCGGGGTACCAGTCGAACCTGCCACGCCCTGAGGTGGGCAATGCGGCCTACGCCCCGCATTACTATCTGCCGGCGACGATCGTGCTGAACGGCTGGATGTCTCGGACCGGGCCCATCGACCGGGCCTTCGCCAACATGGAGGCGAAGGCCGAGGAGTGGTGCGCGCCCCTGTTTCTGGGCGAGTTCGGCATCCAGGGGGATGCCACGAATGCCGGTGCGTACATGGATTATCTGCACGACCACCTCGACGCGAGGCTGGCCTCGGGCACGCAGTGGAACGTCACGCCGGGCTGGAACGCGATCGACAAGGACGGCTGGAACGGCGAGGACTTCAACATCATCGACCCGTCGGGGACGCTTCGGCCCAACTTCGTCTGGAGGCCCTATCCCAGGGCGGTCGCCGGCGTGCCGACCGAGTTCCGGTTCGATCGCGAGTCGGGCTGCCTGACCCTGTCATGGGACAGCCGGCCCGAGCTGGGCGAGACCCTGGTGTACGCCCCCGCTCACCTGTTCCCCGGCGGGACAACCCTGACGGTCGACGGCGACCCGCAGGCCGTCGTCACACTCGACCAGGTCCGGCAGCAAATCTCGGTGCGTTGCTCCCGGCCGGGCCCGGTCCGCCTGCGTGCCGGCGCCGGGGCCTGA